A single region of the Euzebyales bacterium genome encodes:
- a CDS encoding methyltransferase domain-containing protein: protein MTTTTTPSITSDADTFAEHVFGAANHALEIMGAYIGDRLGWYRALAEASATPDELAQRTDTHPRYTREWLEQQAVIGWVDVTDEGDTRRFHLSPAAAEVLTDEQSLLYLAPLARMLGAFVQVPELLEAYRTGGGVSWQQYGADARESQADMNRPWFEHELPRAFATTPAIDEVLRRPGATVADVGFGAGWSSIAIARAYPQVTVEGFDTDAASVEMARRNAVDAGVDDRVTFTHADVATLDGEYDAVCFFECLHDMPHPVEALAAANRIVRPDGVVVVMDEAVGDDFTAPGDDVERLMYGLSMLVCLPDGMSHQPSAGTGTVFRPPILRDYAQTAGFRDVEVLPIDDFGFWRFYQLHR from the coding sequence ATGACCACGACCACCACGCCATCGATCACCAGCGACGCCGACACCTTCGCCGAGCACGTGTTCGGCGCGGCCAACCACGCGCTGGAGATCATGGGCGCCTACATCGGCGACCGGCTCGGATGGTATCGGGCGCTGGCCGAGGCCAGCGCCACGCCTGACGAGCTGGCCCAGCGCACCGACACGCACCCCCGCTACACCCGTGAGTGGCTCGAGCAGCAGGCCGTCATCGGCTGGGTCGACGTGACCGACGAAGGCGACACGCGTCGCTTCCACCTGTCGCCTGCAGCCGCGGAGGTCCTGACCGACGAGCAGAGCCTGCTCTACCTCGCGCCGCTCGCGCGGATGCTGGGTGCGTTCGTGCAGGTCCCCGAGCTGCTGGAGGCGTACCGCACCGGCGGCGGCGTGTCGTGGCAGCAGTACGGAGCGGACGCCCGTGAGTCGCAGGCCGACATGAACCGGCCCTGGTTCGAGCACGAGCTGCCGAGGGCGTTCGCCACCACCCCTGCGATCGACGAGGTGCTGCGCCGGCCGGGCGCCACGGTCGCCGACGTCGGCTTCGGCGCCGGCTGGTCGAGCATCGCGATCGCACGTGCCTACCCCCAGGTCACGGTCGAGGGCTTCGACACCGACGCCGCGTCGGTGGAGATGGCACGCCGCAACGCCGTCGACGCCGGGGTCGACGACCGGGTGACCTTCACCCACGCCGACGTGGCGACGCTCGATGGCGAGTACGACGCGGTCTGCTTCTTCGAGTGCCTGCACGACATGCCCCACCCCGTCGAGGCGCTGGCCGCCGCCAACCGCATCGTTCGCCCCGACGGTGTCGTGGTCGTCATGGACGAGGCCGTCGGCGACGACTTCACCGCACCCGGCGACGACGTCGAGCGTCTCATGTACGGGCTGAGCATGCTGGTCTGTCTGCCCGACGGCATGTCCCACCAGCCGTCGGCCGGCACCGGCACGGTGTTCCGTCCGCCGATCCTGCGGGACTACGCACAGACCGCGGGGTTCCGCGACGTCGAGGTGCTGCCGATCGACGACTTCGGGTTCTGGCGCTTCTACCAGCTGCACCGCTGA
- the hypE gene encoding hydrogenase expression/formation protein HypE, whose product MPKQFTEHEVIERIEDMRRRRPRFIDKHITMSHGAGGKASRQLVEGLIVPLLDNPTLAPLGDAAAITARAGAGNGAGVQLAFTTDSFVVQPIRFPGGSIGELAVNGTVNDLAVSGAQPLWLSAALILEEGLGADVLTAEVEAMATAAQTADVTVVTGDTKVVQRGKADKLYITTAGLGARATGAALAPELVRPGDKVLVSGTIGDHGIAIMLARGELDIDADVRSDTQSLWPLVSASLDACEEAVHCMRDATRGGVATVLNEIALATRLGIVIDEQRLPLRPEVVGAGEILGIDPLYVANEGKLIAFVAPEQAGAALAAMRSQPAGADAAIIGEVRDEPEGRVLGRTTFGGHRMIDMLVGDPLPRIC is encoded by the coding sequence CGGTTCATCGACAAGCACATCACCATGTCGCACGGGGCCGGCGGCAAGGCGTCGAGGCAGCTGGTGGAGGGCCTGATCGTCCCGCTGCTGGACAACCCGACGCTGGCCCCGCTGGGCGACGCGGCAGCGATCACGGCCCGGGCCGGTGCCGGCAACGGTGCGGGCGTCCAGCTGGCGTTCACGACCGACTCGTTCGTCGTGCAGCCCATCCGCTTCCCCGGTGGCTCGATCGGCGAGCTCGCGGTCAACGGCACCGTCAACGACCTGGCGGTCTCGGGCGCCCAACCGCTGTGGCTGTCGGCCGCGCTCATCCTCGAGGAGGGCCTGGGCGCCGACGTGCTGACCGCCGAGGTCGAGGCGATGGCCACGGCAGCGCAGACCGCTGACGTGACGGTCGTGACCGGCGACACCAAGGTCGTCCAGCGCGGGAAGGCCGACAAGCTCTACATCACCACGGCGGGACTGGGGGCCAGGGCAACGGGGGCGGCCCTGGCCCCCGAACTGGTCCGGCCCGGCGACAAGGTGCTGGTGTCGGGGACCATCGGCGACCACGGTATCGCGATCATGCTGGCGCGCGGGGAGCTCGACATCGACGCCGACGTCCGCAGCGACACGCAGTCGCTGTGGCCGCTGGTGTCGGCCTCGCTGGACGCCTGCGAGGAGGCGGTCCACTGCATGCGCGACGCGACCCGCGGCGGCGTCGCGACCGTGCTCAACGAGATCGCGCTGGCCACGCGGCTAGGGATCGTCATCGACGAGCAGCGGCTGCCGCTACGCCCCGAGGTCGTCGGCGCCGGCGAGATCCTGGGCATCGACCCGCTCTACGTCGCCAACGAGGGCAAGCTGATCGCGTTCGTGGCGCCCGAGCAGGCCGGCGCGGCGCTCGCAGCGATGCGGTCGCAGCCCGCGGGTGCGGACGCGGCGATCATCGGCGAGGTCCGCGACGAACCTGAGGGCCGTGTGCTGGGTCGCACGACGTTCGGCGGGCACCGGATGATCGACATGCTCGTCGGCGACCCACTGCCCCGCATCTGCTGA
- a CDS encoding PGPGW domain-containing protein — MTEELREDIQRRVRAVQQHYHDGGPALRAVWVVVAVVVIVAGLAMTVLPGPATIVVPIGLAMLAVRFRWAQWALRQMIDRGVRLQRRFVKASPLVRMASTGLFLGVVAVLALVVLR; from the coding sequence ATGACGGAAGAGCTGCGAGAGGACATCCAACGGCGGGTACGTGCGGTGCAGCAGCACTACCACGACGGCGGTCCGGCGCTGCGCGCCGTCTGGGTGGTGGTCGCGGTCGTCGTGATCGTCGCAGGACTGGCCATGACGGTGCTGCCGGGCCCGGCGACGATCGTGGTCCCGATCGGGCTCGCCATGTTGGCGGTGCGCTTCCGCTGGGCCCAGTGGGCGCTGCGCCAGATGATCGACCGCGGCGTGCGCCTGCAGCGCAGGTTCGTCAAGGCCAGCCCGCTGGTCCGGATGGCGTCGACCGGGCTGTTCCTCGGCGTCGTCGCCGTCCTCGCGTTGGTCGTGCTGCGCTGA
- a CDS encoding helix-turn-helix domain-containing protein has translation MADDALGVQLAQVCSLDDQTRRRLYDFVVAQPVPVSRDEISSALDIDRSLAAYHLDKLVDAGLLTASFARRDGRSGPGAGRPAKHYARAATEVHVSLPARDYRLLGELFARAMRADGDGPVRAAVEAVATRFGRELGTDAAGDLTTTLARRGYEPYRDGDVLRLRNCPFHAVAREHADLVCGMNLALMRGLLSACDGDDTRAVLDPASDRCCVAFVDTS, from the coding sequence GCTCTACGACTTCGTGGTCGCACAGCCTGTCCCGGTCAGCCGCGACGAGATCTCGTCGGCGCTGGACATCGACCGGTCGCTGGCCGCCTACCACCTCGACAAGCTCGTCGATGCGGGCCTCCTGACGGCGTCGTTCGCGCGCCGCGACGGCCGTAGCGGCCCCGGCGCCGGGCGCCCGGCCAAGCACTACGCCCGCGCGGCGACCGAGGTCCATGTCAGCCTGCCCGCCCGCGACTACCGGCTGCTCGGCGAGCTGTTCGCCCGAGCCATGCGGGCCGACGGCGACGGCCCGGTGCGCGCAGCGGTCGAAGCCGTCGCGACCAGGTTCGGCCGCGAGCTGGGAACCGATGCGGCCGGCGATCTGACCACGACCCTGGCCCGCCGCGGATACGAGCCCTACCGCGACGGCGACGTGCTGCGCCTGCGCAACTGCCCCTTCCACGCCGTCGCCCGGGAGCACGCCGACCTGGTCTGCGGCATGAATCTCGCCCTCATGCGCGGACTCCTGTCAGCGTGCGACGGCGACGACACGCGCGCCGTGCTCGACCCGGCATCCGACCGCTGCTGTGTCGCCTTCGTCGACACATCGTGA
- a CDS encoding DUF885 domain-containing protein, whose translation MSIATVSEEYWSYLLSIAPSWATLLGIHDHDAEIEDLSREAERAQRSAFAGFVERTEQLAPDTHTDRVTVSMLRAELDSRLRSLGGVDGDAPSHVLLSCTQMNGPHLLLLQATASMTFPTPQWATAAVERFRHTDTYLAQAIERFREGLERGLTPVTRNLRHVLAQVDGYLASSVDDDPLLAMNGPSDWEGEDAWRNDLRRVASDIVRPAMRSYRDAIEADLLPYGRDDEHAGLCWLDGGDRLYRDLARISTSLDIEPEQVHTVGRDYIDGPLADEFAALGGELFDTTDVAAIFERMRTDDDLRYQSGEQMVRDAEDALARARSVMDQWFGRLPAAGCEVRPVPEFLAASAPPAYYIQPAQDGSRGGTYFLNTRNASSMFRFEGQATAFHEAIPGHHLQLAIAGELEGVPAFQQHSLQTAYAEGWGLYAERLAYEMGLYSQRRDLLGMLALDAFRAARLVVDTGLHATGWSRDDAVDYMRTHTPLPFDTIDVEVDRYIAIPGQALSYKLGQLELRRLRAHAEDALGDAFDVRGFHDTVLGSGMVTLGVLDDLVDGWITWRRAMSNA comes from the coding sequence GTGTCGATCGCCACCGTGTCCGAGGAGTACTGGTCGTACCTGCTGTCGATCGCGCCGTCATGGGCGACGCTGCTCGGCATCCACGACCACGACGCGGAGATCGAAGACCTGTCGCGCGAGGCCGAGCGGGCGCAGCGATCGGCGTTCGCCGGCTTCGTCGAGCGGACCGAGCAGCTCGCACCCGACACCCACACCGACCGCGTCACGGTCAGCATGCTGCGCGCCGAGCTCGACTCCCGATTGCGGTCTCTCGGCGGCGTCGACGGCGATGCGCCATCGCACGTGCTGCTGTCGTGCACGCAGATGAACGGGCCGCACCTGCTGCTGCTCCAGGCGACCGCGTCGATGACCTTCCCGACGCCGCAGTGGGCCACCGCGGCGGTCGAGCGGTTCCGCCACACCGACACCTACCTTGCGCAGGCCATCGAGCGGTTCCGTGAGGGGCTCGAACGCGGGCTGACCCCGGTCACCCGCAACCTGCGACATGTCCTCGCCCAGGTCGACGGCTACCTCGCGTCGTCGGTCGACGACGACCCGCTGCTGGCGATGAACGGCCCCTCAGACTGGGAGGGCGAGGACGCCTGGCGCAACGACCTGCGCCGGGTCGCCTCCGACATCGTCCGCCCGGCGATGCGCAGCTACCGCGATGCGATCGAGGCAGACCTGCTGCCGTACGGCCGGGACGACGAGCACGCCGGACTGTGCTGGCTCGACGGCGGTGATCGTCTGTACCGTGACCTCGCTCGCATCTCGACCTCACTCGACATCGAACCCGAGCAGGTCCACACGGTGGGACGGGACTACATCGACGGACCGCTGGCCGACGAGTTCGCCGCCCTCGGCGGCGAGCTGTTCGACACCACCGACGTCGCCGCGATCTTCGAGCGTATGCGCACCGACGACGACCTGCGCTACCAGTCGGGCGAGCAGATGGTCCGCGACGCCGAGGACGCGCTGGCACGGGCACGGTCGGTGATGGACCAGTGGTTCGGCCGCCTGCCCGCGGCGGGATGCGAGGTCCGGCCGGTGCCCGAGTTCCTCGCGGCGAGCGCGCCGCCCGCCTACTACATCCAGCCGGCGCAGGATGGCAGCCGAGGCGGAACCTACTTCCTCAACACACGCAACGCGTCGTCGATGTTCCGCTTCGAGGGCCAGGCGACCGCGTTCCACGAGGCGATCCCCGGCCACCACCTGCAGCTCGCGATCGCCGGCGAGCTGGAGGGCGTGCCGGCGTTCCAGCAGCACTCCCTGCAGACGGCCTACGCCGAGGGATGGGGTCTGTACGCCGAGCGGCTGGCCTACGAGATGGGCCTGTACAGCCAGCGGCGCGACCTGCTGGGCATGCTCGCACTCGACGCGTTCCGCGCGGCCCGCCTGGTCGTGGACACCGGCCTGCACGCCACAGGCTGGTCCCGCGACGACGCCGTCGACTACATGCGGACCCATACACCGCTGCCATTCGACACGATCGACGTCGAGGTCGACCGCTACATCGCAATCCCCGGCCAGGCCCTGTCCTACAAGCTGGGGCAGCTCGAGCTCCGCCGGCTGCGCGCGCACGCCGAGGACGCCCTCGGCGACGCGTTCGACGTCCGCGGGTTCCACGACACCGTCCTCGGGTCGGGCATGGTCACCCTCGGCGTGCTCGACGATCTGGTCGACGGCTGGATCACATGGCGTCGCGCGATGAGCAACGCGTAG
- a CDS encoding GNAT family N-acetyltransferase translates to MHIRPMRPDDAEQVFALRVNAFSAATHATHDADEIYIPDEHRLVAVDGDRVVGHLGAWPFHQAFLDRVVPMGGLGAVAVAYDQRGAGIGSRLLAAGLDHMADAGMVISTLYPSTPVPYRRWGWEFAGEHVRRRLPTRALLDVPAPATKVRLRPYEPDDLDALATLQDQVAAGEPGGLLGGRRWLARALQVDPEEPELAVVAVRDGRPAGLLLAAKTPPDGGIYGVHVLRMFGVDRDVERALLRSVGHHHTIADTTVLRSRPADPLLFELDSLTRSEPGSEHFMTRLVDAPRAIAARGWPPVSVTVELEITDDRRPANHGRFVLEVHDREASLTPGGAGRATVDVGALASLYTGFATAGGLIRAGRLRAGADDATALTDAFTAPAPFMRDAY, encoded by the coding sequence GTGCACATCCGACCCATGCGTCCCGACGATGCCGAGCAGGTGTTCGCACTGCGGGTCAACGCGTTCAGCGCCGCCACGCACGCGACCCACGACGCGGACGAGATCTACATCCCCGACGAGCACCGCCTCGTGGCGGTCGACGGAGACCGCGTCGTCGGCCACCTCGGCGCCTGGCCGTTCCACCAGGCGTTCCTCGACCGCGTGGTGCCGATGGGCGGTCTCGGCGCGGTGGCGGTCGCCTACGACCAGCGTGGCGCCGGCATCGGCTCGAGGCTGCTCGCCGCGGGGTTGGACCACATGGCCGACGCCGGCATGGTCATCTCGACGCTGTATCCGTCGACGCCCGTACCCTACCGCCGCTGGGGCTGGGAGTTCGCCGGTGAGCACGTGCGCCGCCGCCTCCCGACGCGAGCGCTGCTCGACGTGCCGGCACCCGCCACGAAGGTGCGCCTGCGCCCGTACGAACCCGACGACCTGGATGCGCTCGCCACGCTGCAGGACCAGGTCGCGGCAGGCGAGCCGGGTGGGCTGCTCGGCGGGCGCCGGTGGCTGGCCAGGGCACTGCAGGTCGACCCGGAGGAGCCGGAGCTGGCCGTGGTGGCCGTCCGTGACGGCCGTCCCGCTGGTCTGCTGCTCGCGGCGAAGACCCCGCCCGACGGCGGGATCTACGGCGTGCACGTGCTGCGCATGTTCGGCGTCGACCGTGACGTCGAGCGTGCGCTGCTGCGTTCGGTCGGCCACCACCACACGATTGCGGACACCACCGTGTTGCGGTCGCGCCCGGCCGACCCGCTGCTGTTCGAGCTGGACTCGCTGACGCGGTCCGAGCCCGGCAGCGAGCACTTCATGACCCGCCTGGTCGACGCGCCCCGGGCGATCGCCGCCCGTGGGTGGCCTCCCGTGTCGGTCACCGTCGAGCTGGAGATCACCGACGACCGGCGCCCGGCGAACCACGGCAGGTTCGTGCTGGAGGTCCACGATCGGGAGGCGTCGCTGACCCCCGGCGGTGCCGGGCGTGCGACGGTCGACGTGGGGGCGCTGGCCAGCCTGTACACCGGCTTCGCGACCGCCGGCGGCCTGATCCGGGCCGGGCGGCTGCGTGCCGGTGCCGACGACGCCACAGCGCTGACCGACGCGTTCACGGCACCTGCGCCGTTCATGCGCGACGCCTACTAG
- a CDS encoding BTAD domain-containing putative transcriptional regulator — protein MHVRVLGTLEVVTDDGGPVPLPSPKLRRLLAALVIDAGSVVSADRLADVVWGDDPPKNATGALHNLVSRLRGRLRADDARPVTVETRAPGYTVTLARDMLDATRFADLVDRARAASGDPAAAADLYDEALGLWRGDAYAEFRDEEFARAEAARLGELRVTATEERIEAALALGRTDDAVARLEVLNDAQPLRERPQALLMVALYRAGRQADALAAYRDYRDLLDRELGLEPSAALRSLEQQILRGDPQLGGPSVAADLPVATGRNEDEDATSQGPTPPVQPVGLPPAPDLVGRDDLVARVCAALGAGGPVTLIGPGGVGKTSVAVRSTMLVGPGHRDGPWWCELASIDADDAVAEVVMTALDAQPRAGMTTVEGIVEVLRPRRGLLVLDNAEHVIDGVVALVGALVRSCPGIAMLVTSRERLGVTTERVVEVPPLAVPPAGGDSATPVMSPAVELFARRAAAGGHFALTPDNLAVVTDICRRLDGVPLALELAATRMRSMTPADLASRLSWRFRVLRGGRRGGAARHRTLRAVVDWSYGLLDERARVVFDRLSVFAGTFTLDAAEHVVALGTDADVEARDVGGPGAAVPDVDVHDVAEVVADLVDASMVVAHTDADVARYGLLDTLRAYGRERLEARAETRAARHAHAAYHVDLAEHVTARLFDADDPVSAVIIDREIDELRAAHAWSVEHDLELALRLVSALPVYVEQRALGEAFAWAERVIDVAEQVGIDSPWLPGAYGAAAMSARFRGDLPRALKLAERGLAHADGPDDPAGYVARYTLSDVALYEGRLDDVLRLADDLGRMPAYGPQHLFGVWVRANRALAHAYRGETDAAVAEAERLLEAGQRANAPTTIAWAAYGLAETLVETDPQRALSLAEDALARSRALDDRFLTGVALVTTASLLARHGDAARAVPLFRETVDRWHRAGNWTQQWVTTRSIVGMLLRLRADEDAAVLLGVLSTRTTAAEPYGADARRLAEAAEELGGRLGAERLAAARARGAAMDDDAAIVWLLDVLAALDDDG, from the coding sequence ATGCACGTCCGGGTGCTCGGGACGCTCGAGGTCGTCACCGACGACGGCGGACCGGTGCCGCTGCCGTCACCCAAGCTGCGCCGGCTGCTAGCGGCGCTCGTGATCGACGCCGGCTCGGTCGTGTCGGCCGACCGGCTCGCCGACGTGGTGTGGGGCGACGATCCCCCGAAGAACGCCACCGGCGCGCTGCACAACCTGGTCTCGCGCCTGCGCGGCCGGCTGCGTGCCGACGACGCCCGGCCGGTGACGGTGGAGACACGGGCGCCCGGCTACACGGTGACGCTGGCCCGTGACATGCTCGACGCCACGCGGTTCGCCGACCTCGTGGACCGTGCCCGCGCGGCCTCCGGTGACCCCGCGGCGGCCGCCGACCTGTACGACGAGGCGCTCGGCCTGTGGCGCGGGGACGCGTACGCGGAGTTCCGCGACGAGGAGTTCGCCAGAGCCGAGGCGGCGCGGCTCGGTGAGCTGCGGGTCACGGCGACCGAGGAGCGGATCGAGGCAGCGCTGGCGCTGGGACGGACCGACGACGCCGTCGCGCGGCTCGAGGTGCTGAACGACGCGCAGCCACTGCGAGAGCGCCCGCAGGCCCTGCTCATGGTGGCGCTGTACCGCGCCGGACGGCAGGCCGACGCGCTCGCCGCCTACCGCGACTACCGGGACCTGCTGGACAGGGAGCTGGGGCTCGAGCCCTCGGCCGCGCTGCGCTCCCTGGAACAGCAGATCCTGCGCGGCGACCCCCAGCTCGGTGGACCGTCGGTCGCGGCGGACCTGCCCGTCGCGACCGGGCGGAACGAGGACGAAGACGCGACCTCGCAGGGTCCAACGCCGCCCGTGCAGCCCGTGGGGCTGCCTCCCGCGCCGGACCTCGTGGGGCGCGACGATCTCGTCGCGCGGGTCTGCGCCGCGCTGGGAGCCGGCGGCCCCGTGACGCTGATCGGCCCGGGCGGCGTCGGCAAGACCAGCGTGGCGGTGCGTTCGACGATGCTCGTCGGCCCTGGCCACCGCGACGGTCCCTGGTGGTGCGAGCTGGCGTCGATCGACGCCGACGACGCGGTGGCCGAGGTCGTCATGACGGCTCTCGACGCCCAGCCCCGGGCGGGGATGACGACCGTGGAGGGCATCGTTGAGGTGCTGCGCCCGCGTCGCGGGCTGCTGGTGCTCGACAACGCCGAGCACGTGATCGATGGCGTGGTCGCGCTGGTCGGCGCGCTCGTCCGGTCGTGTCCGGGGATCGCGATGCTCGTGACCAGCCGGGAGCGGCTCGGCGTCACGACGGAACGGGTCGTCGAGGTGCCACCGCTGGCGGTGCCGCCCGCCGGCGGCGACAGTGCCACACCCGTGATGAGCCCGGCCGTGGAGCTGTTCGCCCGCCGCGCCGCCGCCGGGGGGCACTTCGCCCTGACGCCGGACAACCTCGCAGTGGTGACCGACATCTGCCGGCGGCTCGACGGCGTGCCGCTCGCGCTGGAGCTCGCGGCGACGCGCATGCGGTCGATGACACCCGCAGACCTGGCGTCACGGTTGTCGTGGCGGTTCCGTGTCCTGCGCGGCGGCCGTCGCGGCGGCGCGGCGCGGCACCGGACCCTGCGGGCCGTCGTCGACTGGTCCTACGGCCTGCTCGACGAGCGGGCGCGCGTGGTCTTCGACCGGCTGTCGGTGTTCGCCGGCACGTTCACGCTCGACGCCGCCGAGCACGTCGTCGCGCTTGGCACTGACGCCGACGTCGAGGCCCGCGACGTCGGTGGCCCTGGCGCGGCGGTTCCCGACGTCGACGTCCATGACGTCGCCGAGGTGGTCGCCGACCTGGTGGACGCTTCGATGGTCGTCGCACACACCGACGCCGACGTCGCGCGCTACGGGCTGCTCGACACCCTGCGTGCCTACGGCAGGGAACGTCTCGAGGCCCGCGCGGAGACACGGGCGGCCCGGCACGCGCACGCCGCCTACCACGTCGACCTCGCCGAGCACGTCACCGCCCGACTGTTCGACGCCGACGATCCGGTGTCCGCTGTCATCATCGACCGGGAGATCGACGAGCTGCGGGCCGCGCACGCGTGGAGCGTCGAGCACGACCTCGAGCTGGCACTGCGGCTGGTGTCGGCGCTGCCGGTCTACGTTGAGCAGCGCGCACTGGGCGAGGCGTTCGCCTGGGCGGAGCGGGTGATCGACGTGGCGGAGCAGGTCGGCATCGACTCGCCCTGGCTGCCGGGGGCGTACGGCGCCGCCGCGATGAGCGCGCGGTTCCGCGGCGACCTCCCCCGCGCCTTGAAGCTCGCCGAGCGCGGCCTCGCGCACGCCGACGGTCCAGACGATCCGGCCGGCTACGTCGCGCGCTACACGCTGTCGGACGTCGCGCTGTACGAGGGCCGCCTCGACGACGTGCTGCGGTTGGCCGACGACCTCGGACGGATGCCGGCGTACGGCCCGCAGCACCTCTTCGGCGTGTGGGTCCGCGCCAACCGGGCGCTGGCGCATGCCTACCGCGGCGAGACCGACGCGGCCGTCGCAGAGGCGGAGCGGTTGCTCGAGGCGGGCCAGCGGGCCAACGCGCCGACGACCATCGCGTGGGCCGCATACGGCCTGGCCGAGACGCTGGTCGAGACGGATCCGCAGCGGGCGCTGTCGCTGGCGGAGGACGCCCTGGCGCGCAGCCGCGCGCTCGACGACCGTTTCCTGACCGGCGTCGCTCTCGTCACGACGGCATCGCTGCTGGCGCGACACGGCGATGCGGCACGGGCCGTGCCGCTGTTCCGCGAGACCGTCGACCGCTGGCACCGCGCCGGTAACTGGACCCAGCAGTGGGTGACGACACGCAGCATCGTCGGCATGCTGCTGCGCCTGCGCGCCGACGAGGACGCCGCCGTGCTGCTCGGTGTGCTGTCGACCCGGACGACCGCGGCGGAGCCGTACGGCGCGGACGCCAGGCGGCTCGCCGAGGCCGCCGAGGAGCTCGGTGGCCGGCTGGGTGCGGAGCGGCTCGCGGCCGCCCGCGCCCGCGGTGCGGCGATGGATGACGATGCGGCGATCGTGTGGTTGCTCGACGTCCTCGCTGCGCTCGACGACGACGGCTGA
- a CDS encoding DUF488 family protein, with translation MTARIWLRRAYDPATRNDGYRVLVDRIWPRGVSKQDAAIDDWARDLAPSDDLRRWFDHEPQRWDQFQRRYRAELEERRDALDALVDRVKQGRVTLVYGARDQQHNNAVVLRDVLEEQRAPR, from the coding sequence ATGACCGCCAGGATCTGGCTCCGGCGCGCCTACGACCCGGCGACACGCAACGACGGCTACCGGGTGCTGGTCGACCGGATCTGGCCGCGTGGAGTGTCCAAGCAGGACGCAGCGATCGATGACTGGGCCCGCGACCTTGCACCCAGCGATGACCTGCGCCGCTGGTTCGACCATGAACCGCAGCGCTGGGACCAGTTCCAGCGTCGCTACCGCGCCGAGCTGGAAGAGCGCCGCGATGCTCTGGACGCATTGGTCGACCGCGTCAAGCAGGGCAGGGTCACCCTGGTGTACGGCGCACGCGATCAGCAGCACAACAACGCCGTCGTCCTCCGCGACGTGCTCGAGGAGCAGCGTGCACCGCGCTGA